One segment of Herbaspirillum hiltneri N3 DNA contains the following:
- the alaC gene encoding alanine transaminase, with protein MTQSRSPRSFARIDRLPPYVFNITAELKMAARRRGEDIIDMSMGNPDGATPPHIVEKLVEVAQRPDTHGYSASKGIPRLRRAIAHWYKSRYDVEFNPDSEAIVTIGSKEGLAHLMLATLDKGDTVLVPNPSYPIHIYGAVIAGADIRSVRMSPDVDFFSELERAIRESYPKPKMMVLGFPSNPTAQCVELEFFERVIKLAREHNILVVHDLAYADITFDGWKAPSIMQVEGAREVAVEFFTLSKSYNMAGWRIGFMVGNKELVAALARIKSYHDYGSFTPVQVAAIAALEGDQSCVEEIRANYESRRNVLVKGLHEAGWMVDVPKASMYIWARIPEAYRHLGSLEFSRQLLDKAKVCVSPGIGFGEYGDEYVRFALIENEARIRQAIRGIKSMLRGEKEAPPKDKAVRRSQA; from the coding sequence ATGACTCAATCCCGCAGTCCGCGCAGCTTTGCGCGCATCGATCGTCTTCCCCCCTACGTTTTCAACATCACCGCCGAACTCAAGATGGCCGCACGCCGCCGTGGCGAGGACATCATCGACATGTCGATGGGCAATCCCGATGGCGCCACGCCGCCGCATATCGTCGAGAAACTGGTCGAAGTGGCGCAGCGTCCCGACACGCACGGCTATTCCGCGTCGAAAGGCATTCCACGCCTGCGCCGGGCCATTGCGCACTGGTACAAGAGCCGCTACGACGTCGAGTTCAACCCGGACAGCGAGGCGATCGTCACGATCGGTTCCAAGGAAGGCCTTGCGCATCTGATGCTGGCGACGCTGGACAAGGGCGATACGGTGCTGGTGCCGAATCCGAGCTATCCGATTCATATCTACGGTGCGGTGATTGCCGGCGCCGACATCCGCTCGGTGCGCATGAGCCCGGACGTGGACTTTTTCTCCGAACTGGAACGTGCCATCCGCGAGAGCTATCCCAAGCCCAAGATGATGGTGCTGGGCTTCCCGTCGAATCCGACCGCTCAATGCGTGGAGCTGGAATTCTTCGAGCGCGTGATCAAGCTGGCGCGCGAGCACAACATCCTGGTGGTGCACGACCTGGCGTACGCCGATATCACCTTCGACGGCTGGAAAGCGCCGTCCATCATGCAGGTCGAGGGCGCACGCGAAGTGGCGGTGGAATTCTTCACGCTGTCCAAAAGCTACAACATGGCAGGCTGGCGCATCGGTTTCATGGTCGGCAACAAGGAACTGGTGGCGGCGCTGGCGCGCATCAAGAGTTACCACGACTATGGCAGTTTCACGCCGGTGCAGGTGGCCGCAATCGCCGCCCTGGAAGGCGATCAGTCCTGCGTGGAAGAAATCCGCGCCAACTATGAAAGCCGCCGCAACGTGCTGGTCAAGGGCTTGCACGAAGCCGGCTGGATGGTGGACGTGCCGAAGGCGTCGATGTACATCTGGGCGCGCATTCCCGAGGCCTATCGTCATCTCGGCTCGCTGGAGTTTTCGCGCCAGTTGCTCGACAAGGCCAAGGTCTGCGTCTCGCCCGGCATCGGCTTCGGCGAATACGGCGACGAATACGTGCGCTTCGCGCTGATCGAAAACGAAGCGCGCATCCGTCAGGCGATCCGCGGCATCAAGAGCATGCTGCGCGGTGAAAAGGAAGCCCCGCCGAAAGACAAGGCTGTCCGCAGATCTCAGGCCTGA
- a CDS encoding LysR family transcriptional regulator, which yields MSLDANSLIIFCHVAKAGSLSKAAKALSLSRSALSHRIKAIEGRLGCQLLMRTTRRVGLTEAGYRLAEHADRMADILKDANMLAHGLNEDTAGLVRISAPLTLGSVWLKPLLMSYMQANPRVQVDLRFSEQAVDVTSDPVDLAIRVASQLPDNVVAKKLFGISWRLCASPDLAGRYAAELAAGNLAVLPLAGFSRSRQFTQPLISRGGVAMPLANETVLLSNDLDVVREAVRRSLCVAVMPDYFITEDLASGRLVNLLPDAQVEVGIGDHVYALHLPGRLLPARVRSLIAFLAQESVRQ from the coding sequence ATGAGCCTCGATGCCAATTCACTGATCATCTTCTGCCACGTCGCCAAGGCCGGTAGCCTGAGCAAGGCCGCCAAGGCACTGAGCCTGTCACGCTCGGCGCTGAGCCACCGCATCAAGGCGATCGAAGGGCGGCTGGGTTGCCAGCTGCTGATGCGCACCACGCGCCGGGTCGGGCTGACCGAGGCCGGCTACCGGCTGGCTGAACACGCCGACCGCATGGCCGACATCCTCAAGGACGCCAACATGCTGGCGCACGGCCTCAATGAAGACACGGCGGGACTGGTGCGGATTTCGGCGCCGCTGACGCTCGGTTCGGTGTGGCTCAAACCTCTGCTGATGTCCTACATGCAGGCCAATCCACGGGTGCAGGTCGACCTGCGTTTCAGCGAGCAGGCGGTCGACGTCACCAGCGATCCGGTCGACCTGGCGATCCGGGTAGCGTCGCAGTTGCCGGACAATGTCGTGGCGAAGAAGCTGTTCGGCATTTCGTGGCGGCTGTGCGCCAGTCCCGATCTGGCGGGGCGCTACGCCGCTGAGCTGGCGGCCGGCAATCTGGCGGTGCTGCCGCTGGCGGGTTTTTCGCGCAGCCGCCAGTTCACGCAGCCGTTGATTTCACGCGGCGGCGTTGCCATGCCGCTGGCGAACGAGACGGTGCTGCTGTCGAACGACCTCGATGTCGTACGCGAAGCGGTGCGGCGGTCCTTGTGCGTGGCGGTGATGCCGGATTATTTCATCACGGAAGACCTGGCGTCGGGACGTCTGGTCAATCTATTGCCGGACGCGCAGGTGGAGGTTGGCATCGGCGACCACGTGTATGCGCTGCACTTGCCGGGACGCCTGTTGCCGGCGCGCGTGCGCAGCCTGATCGCGTTCCTGGCGCAGGAGAGCGTGAGACAGTGA
- a CDS encoding alpha/beta hydrolase family protein — MRIESPIQIEATDGYLLGATLFYTGDAPLPGRIAIINCATGVKAAYYARYARFLAEHGYLAITWDYRGIGASRTDSLRRLRAGKFDWGSKDFEGILQWAANNFPDSAIHVIGHSIGGVMPGYAASNWRIDRLLIVGAQYAYWRDYAPAARKRMLLKWHVLMPLLTAVAGYFPGRLLGWLEDLPAGVAREWAFRRAKLEHPDAARVQYFGNLGGPTLAYTISDDPFGTPAAVTRLLHYYTGSARTLVSLAPADLHIREIGHFAFFHERFRQSLWNETLQWLNSGATRRRILEEWPAATAS, encoded by the coding sequence ATGCGCATCGAATCCCCCATCCAGATTGAAGCGACCGACGGCTACCTGCTCGGCGCGACGCTGTTCTACACCGGGGATGCGCCGCTACCCGGCCGCATCGCGATCATCAATTGTGCAACCGGCGTCAAGGCTGCCTACTACGCGCGCTACGCCCGCTTTCTGGCCGAACACGGCTATCTGGCGATCACCTGGGATTACCGCGGCATCGGCGCCTCGCGCACGGATTCCCTGCGACGACTGCGCGCCGGCAAGTTCGACTGGGGCAGCAAGGACTTCGAGGGCATCCTGCAATGGGCCGCGAATAACTTCCCCGACAGCGCCATCCATGTCATCGGCCACAGCATCGGCGGCGTCATGCCCGGCTACGCAGCATCGAACTGGAGGATCGACCGGCTGCTGATCGTCGGCGCGCAATACGCCTATTGGCGCGACTATGCGCCCGCTGCGCGCAAGCGGATGCTCCTGAAATGGCATGTGCTGATGCCGCTATTGACCGCGGTGGCCGGCTACTTCCCCGGCCGCCTGCTAGGCTGGCTGGAAGATTTGCCGGCCGGCGTCGCGCGCGAATGGGCATTCCGCCGTGCGAAACTTGAACATCCCGACGCCGCGCGGGTGCAATATTTCGGCAACCTGGGCGGCCCTACCCTAGCCTACACGATCAGCGACGATCCATTCGGCACTCCCGCTGCGGTGACGCGCCTGCTGCATTACTACACCGGCAGCGCACGCACGCTGGTGAGCCTGGCCCCGGCCGATCTGCACATCAGAGAAATCGGCCATTTCGCCTTCTTCCACGAACGTTTCCGCCAGAGCCTGTGGAACGAAACACTGCAATGGCTGAACTCAGGCGCCACGCGCCGCCGTATTCTGGAAGAGTGGCCTGCTGCCACTGCCTCCTAG
- a CDS encoding DMT family transporter, whose translation MRESSLSSRQAIVLLGVVVLIWGTTWPVNKAILHYLSPIWSTAIRSCIGTLVLVILCLARGRLVLPQRGDLPVVFSVGLLHMTAYSILGNVGMQHVAAGRSVVLAYTTPMWVAPCARLFLGEAFTLRRAIGTVFGLLGLVLIFNPLAFDWGNHDSVLGNGLILLGAMFWAASILYVRGHRWIGEPFDLLVWQALTASCVLVPCAFLFEGPPQFEWSVPLVGLQVYSATFGIAIAYWAINKVNHSLPAMTTSLGLLGVPVFGIVCSSLALGETLELSLVASMALIIIGIAIGALPEKRAAA comes from the coding sequence ATGCGCGAATCCAGTTTGTCGTCCCGCCAGGCCATCGTCCTCCTTGGTGTCGTTGTATTGATATGGGGCACGACCTGGCCGGTCAACAAAGCCATCCTGCATTACCTGTCGCCGATCTGGTCGACGGCGATACGGTCGTGCATCGGCACCTTGGTGCTGGTGATCCTGTGCCTGGCGCGCGGCCGGCTGGTGCTGCCGCAGCGCGGCGACCTGCCGGTGGTGTTCAGCGTCGGCCTGCTGCACATGACCGCGTATTCGATACTCGGCAATGTCGGCATGCAGCACGTTGCCGCCGGACGCTCGGTGGTGCTGGCCTACACCACGCCAATGTGGGTCGCGCCCTGTGCGCGCCTGTTCCTGGGCGAGGCGTTCACGCTGCGACGCGCCATCGGCACGGTGTTCGGCTTGCTCGGGCTGGTGCTGATCTTCAATCCGCTGGCGTTCGACTGGGGCAATCATGACTCCGTGCTCGGCAACGGCCTGATTTTGCTGGGAGCGATGTTCTGGGCCGCCAGCATCCTGTATGTGCGCGGTCATCGCTGGATCGGCGAACCGTTCGATCTGCTGGTGTGGCAGGCGCTGACCGCAAGTTGCGTGCTGGTACCGTGCGCCTTCTTGTTTGAAGGCCCGCCGCAGTTCGAGTGGAGTGTTCCGCTGGTCGGCTTGCAAGTCTACAGCGCCACGTTCGGCATCGCCATTGCCTACTGGGCGATCAATAAAGTCAACCATTCGCTACCTGCGATGACCACTTCGCTGGGGCTGCTGGGAGTGCCGGTGTTCGGTATCGTCTGTTCCTCGCTGGCCCTGGGGGAAACGCTGGAACTCAGCCTGGTGGCCTCGATGGCGCTGATCATCATCGGCATCGCCATCGGCGCATTGCCGGAAAAACGGGCAGCGGCCTAG
- a CDS encoding GNAT family N-acetyltransferase — translation MTISANSAVQNRFGQPVGAALPDWTPRPLPPASPMYGRYCRVEPIRPAHADQLFDANGDDQDGRNFTYLFVEPPAGIDEYRAWVEKMSVSKDPMMHAIINLDSGEAVGVGSFMRIDPNFGVIEIGNINFSPRLQRTRAATEAMFLMMRRAFDELGYRRYEWKCDSLNAPSRAAAARYGFTFEGVFRQAVVYKNRSRDTAWFSIIDSEWPQVKSAFEHWLDPENFDAQGRQRESLGALMARHRKAK, via the coding sequence ATGACGATCTCTGCAAATTCCGCTGTACAGAACCGGTTCGGACAACCGGTCGGCGCCGCCCTGCCGGACTGGACACCACGTCCATTGCCTCCGGCCAGCCCCATGTACGGGCGTTACTGCCGCGTCGAGCCGATTCGTCCGGCGCACGCGGACCAATTATTCGATGCCAACGGCGACGACCAGGACGGCCGCAATTTCACCTACCTGTTCGTCGAACCTCCGGCCGGTATTGATGAATACCGCGCATGGGTGGAAAAGATGAGCGTCAGCAAGGATCCGATGATGCACGCCATCATCAATCTCGACAGCGGCGAGGCGGTGGGCGTCGGTTCCTTCATGCGCATCGATCCCAATTTCGGCGTGATCGAGATCGGCAACATCAATTTTTCGCCGCGCCTGCAACGCACCCGCGCTGCCACCGAGGCGATGTTCCTGATGATGCGCCGCGCCTTCGATGAACTCGGCTATCGCCGCTACGAATGGAAGTGCGACAGTTTGAATGCGCCGTCGCGCGCCGCGGCTGCGCGCTACGGATTCACCTTTGAAGGCGTGTTCCGCCAGGCAGTGGTGTACAAAAATCGCAGCCGCGATACGGCGTGGTTCTCGATCATCGACAGCGAATGGCCGCAGGTCAAGAGCGCCTTTGAACACTGGCTCGATCCGGAGAATTTCGATGCACAAGGGCGGCAGCGCGAGAGTCTCGGCGCATTGATGGCGCGCCACCGCAAGGCGAAGTAA